The following proteins come from a genomic window of Candidatus Hydrogenedentota bacterium:
- a CDS encoding sigma 54-dependent Fis family transcriptional regulator codes for MQIMITAKAGYTRGASWMLDAKSLVIGRSYRCDIVVDDGTVSRQHCRIQKVQEGVRLEDLGSRNPALVDGVPQGDVVLKVGDEFSVGRAIFLITAVAESGAPSGRGPTDSDTISLDLKDLGLDAIEQGKSWPGTFTDYVLLFRFTRSCSLLKSEVALSNQMREVITQRFAAGRVYILQEDEGRWPFMELLEITDESLIRHEALEKAVDERRALSFALPHRDGTSGHVFFAPLFYADHCEGLAVLTMEGMGPDGDREAALRLFSALCELVGPYLHAAREHDRLVQLNHRLTSTDGFARMPLVGQSRVMKGLRTQVYEAAATPMNVLITGETGTGKELIARAIHRNSIRASKPYIILNCAAIPAELFESELFGYERGAFTGAQGSKKGLLSLANSGILFLDEVGDLSLENQARILRVLEQGTYRRLGAAQEEQVDVRFIAATNRPVDDKGFRSDLYHRLAGFTLHAPPLRERAEDIPLLAQHFMDGLAAQDARLIRTLSQEAAEVLKHYHWPGNVRQLKNTVERIAHRSNTPLISTEDIWRDGQISKTPEKEAGPLLSLTEMEREHVLKVLRTCGGNRAKAARILGISRSTLYLKLAEYGVDE; via the coding sequence ATGCAGATTATGATTACGGCGAAGGCAGGTTATACGCGGGGGGCATCGTGGATGCTCGATGCAAAATCTCTGGTGATCGGGCGCTCTTATCGCTGCGATATCGTGGTGGATGATGGCACGGTCTCCCGGCAGCACTGCCGAATTCAGAAAGTGCAGGAGGGGGTGCGTCTGGAGGATCTGGGCAGCCGGAATCCGGCCCTCGTGGACGGTGTGCCCCAGGGGGATGTCGTGCTCAAAGTGGGCGACGAATTCAGCGTGGGTCGGGCCATCTTCCTCATCACCGCCGTCGCCGAATCGGGCGCGCCGTCGGGCCGCGGGCCGACGGATTCGGATACCATCTCCCTCGATCTCAAAGACCTTGGGTTGGATGCCATCGAGCAGGGCAAGTCCTGGCCGGGCACCTTTACGGACTACGTACTCCTTTTCCGATTTACCCGCAGTTGCAGCCTCCTCAAGTCCGAAGTGGCCCTCTCCAACCAGATGCGGGAGGTCATCACCCAGCGTTTCGCCGCCGGGCGGGTCTACATCCTTCAGGAGGACGAAGGGCGCTGGCCCTTCATGGAACTGTTGGAAATTACCGACGAATCTCTGATTCGTCATGAGGCCCTGGAGAAGGCCGTGGACGAGCGCCGCGCCCTCTCTTTCGCGCTGCCCCACCGCGACGGCACCTCCGGGCATGTCTTCTTCGCCCCGCTTTTCTATGCGGACCATTGCGAAGGGCTCGCCGTGTTGACCATGGAGGGGATGGGGCCCGACGGAGACCGCGAGGCGGCCCTTCGCCTCTTTTCCGCCCTGTGTGAACTGGTGGGGCCCTACCTCCACGCGGCGCGGGAACACGACCGGCTCGTCCAGCTCAATCACCGCCTCACCAGTACCGACGGTTTTGCCCGCATGCCCCTGGTGGGTCAGAGCCGGGTAATGAAAGGGCTCCGCACCCAAGTCTACGAGGCGGCCGCCACCCCTATGAACGTCCTGATTACCGGGGAAACGGGCACCGGCAAGGAACTGATCGCCCGCGCCATCCACCGCAACAGTATCCGGGCGTCCAAGCCCTATATCATCCTCAATTGCGCCGCGATCCCCGCCGAACTCTTTGAGAGCGAGCTCTTCGGCTACGAGCGCGGTGCCTTTACCGGAGCCCAGGGCTCCAAAAAAGGACTGCTCTCACTGGCGAACTCGGGCATACTCTTCCTCGATGAAGTGGGCGATCTCAGCCTGGAGAACCAGGCCCGAATTCTCCGTGTACTCGAGCAGGGGACCTACCGCAGGCTCGGCGCGGCCCAGGAAGAGCAGGTGGACGTCCGATTTATCGCCGCCACCAACCGCCCCGTGGACGACAAGGGCTTTCGCTCGGATCTCTATCACCGTCTGGCCGGCTTCACCCTCCATGCGCCGCCCCTGCGCGAGCGCGCCGAGGACATTCCGCTGCTTGCCCAGCATTTTATGGATGGATTGGCCGCCCAGGATGCCCGCCTGATCCGGACCCTCTCCCAGGAGGCGGCCGAAGTGCTCAAACACTATCATTGGCCTGGAAACGTGCGCCAGCTTAAGAACACGGTCGAGCGTATCGCGCACCGTAGCAACACGCCCCTGATTTCGACGGAGGACATCTGGCGCGACGGCCAGATCAGCAAGACGCCCGAGAAGGAGGCTGGCCCGCTGCTTTCCCTGACCGAGATGGAGCGGGAGCATGTGCTCAAGGTGCTCCGTACCTGTGGCGGCAATCGGGCGAAGGCGGCCCGCATTCTGGGGATCAGCCGGAGCACATTGTACCTGAAGCTGGCGGAA
- the lpxA gene encoding acyl-ACP--UDP-N-acetylglucosamine O-acyltransferase produces the protein MQIHPTAIVHPEAQLADDVEIQAFSIIEAGVSIGAGTVIGPHCVIGAGTVMGRNNRTYSGAQVGVTPQDLKHLPGKRGQTILGDNNVIREFVTISSSTRYSDSPEEDAKATRIGSHCLFMSTCHVGHDCVLGDHVIMANGSPLAGHVTVHDRAFIGGLTGIHQFVIIGTMAFIGGMARINKDVLPYMLCEGHPGRCHGPNTIGLERNGLSAEQIKSIRAMYKLLYRSDLNTSQAVARIEAEVEDSEEKTTILTFIANSKRGLLG, from the coding sequence ATGCAAATACATCCGACCGCCATTGTCCATCCTGAGGCCCAGCTCGCCGACGATGTGGAAATCCAGGCCTTCTCGATCATCGAGGCCGGGGTCAGCATCGGGGCGGGCACCGTCATCGGGCCCCATTGTGTCATCGGCGCCGGAACAGTCATGGGCAGAAACAACCGGACCTACAGCGGCGCGCAGGTGGGCGTTACCCCCCAGGACCTCAAGCATCTCCCCGGAAAGCGGGGGCAAACCATCCTGGGCGACAATAATGTCATCCGCGAGTTTGTGACGATCAGTTCCAGCACGCGCTACAGCGACAGCCCCGAGGAAGACGCGAAGGCGACACGGATTGGCAGCCACTGCCTTTTCATGTCCACGTGCCACGTGGGTCACGACTGCGTTCTGGGCGATCACGTCATCATGGCCAATGGATCGCCGCTGGCCGGCCACGTCACGGTCCATGATCGGGCCTTCATCGGCGGCCTCACGGGCATCCACCAGTTCGTCATCATCGGCACCATGGCCTTCATCGGCGGCATGGCCCGCATCAACAAGGACGTGCTGCCCTATATGCTCTGCGAAGGTCACCCCGGTCGCTGCCACGGACCGAATACCATCGGCCTGGAGCGCAATGGGCTTTCGGCGGAGCAGATCAAGTCGATTCGCGCCATGTACAAGCTGCTCTATCGTTCGGATTTGAACACGAGCCAGGCGGTGGCGCGCATCGAGGCGGAGGTGGAGGATTCGGAGGAGAAGACAACCATATTGACGTTTATCGCGAACTCAAAGCGCGGGCTATTGGGCTGA